One Aegilops tauschii subsp. strangulata cultivar AL8/78 chromosome 7, Aet v6.0, whole genome shotgun sequence genomic window carries:
- the LOC109758992 gene encoding probable cinnamyl alcohol dehydrogenase 5 — protein MAPTAAEQSQQHTRKAVGLAARDVSGHLAPLAITRRSTGDDDVVIKILYCGICHSDLHSIKNDWKDATYPVIPGHEIAGEVTEAGKNVTRFKAGDRVGVGCMVNSCQSCESCDKGFENHCPGMIFTYNRVDRDGTVTYGGYSSMVVVHERFMVRFPDAMPLDKGAPLLCAGITVYSPMKYHGLNAPGMHLGVLGLGGLGHVAVKFGKAFGMKVTVISSSPGKKQEALERLGADAFVVSKNADEMKAAMSTMDGIINTVSANIPMAPLFGLLKPNGKMVMVGLPEKPVEVPPFALVAKNKTLAGSFIGGMRDTQEMLDLAAKHGVTADIEVISAEYVNTAMERLAKADVRYRFVIDIGNTLDKAAAAAE, from the exons ATGGCACCCACGGCGGCGGAGCAGAGCCAGCAGCACACGAGGAAGGCGGTGGGCCTGGCGGCGCGCGACGTCTCCGGCCACCTCGCCCCGCTCGCCATTACCCGAAG GAGCACTGGAGATGACGATGTCGTCATAAAGATTCTGTACTGCGGGATCTGCCACTCTGACCTGCACAGCATCAAAAACGACTGGAAGGACGCCACGTACCCCGTGATCCCCGGGCACGAGATCGCCGGCGAGGTCACCGAGGCCGGCAAGAACGTGACCAGGTTCAAGGCCGGCGACCGTGTTGGCGTGGGGTGCATGGTGAACTCGTGCCAGTCCTGCGAGAGCTGCGACAAGGGCTTCGAGAACCACTGCCCGGGCATGATCTTCACCTACAACCGGGTCGACCGCGACGGCACCGTCACCTACGGCGGCTACTCCAGCATGGTGGTGGTGCACGAGCGCTTCATGGTCCGGTTCCCGGATGCCATGCCGCTGGACAAGGGCGCGCCCCTGCTGTGCGCCGGCATCACCGTGTACAGCCCCATGAAGTACCACGGGCTGAACGCCCCCGGGATGCACCTCGGCGTGCTCGGACTGGGCGGGCTGGGCCACGTCGCCGTCAAGTTCGGCAAGGCCTTCGGGATGAAGGTGACGGTGATCAGCTCGTCGCCAGGGAAGAAGCAGGAGGCCCTCGAGAGGCTAGGCGCCGACGCCTTCGTTGTCAGCAAGAACGCCGACGAGATGAAG GCTGCGATGAGCACCATGGATGGCATCATAAACACGGTGTCTGCAAACATCCCCATGGCCCCTCTCTTCGGGCTGCTCAAGCCCAACGGCAAGATGGTCATGGTCGGCCTCCCAGAGAAGCCCGTCGAGGTCCCTCCCTTTGCTCTGGTTGCCA AGAACAAGACCCTGGCCGGGAGCTTCATCGGCGGCATGAGGGACACCCAGGAGATGCTGGACCTCGCGGCGAAGCATGGTGTGACGGCAGACATCGAGGTGATCAGCGCCGAGTACGTGAACACGGCCATGGAGCGCCTTGCCAAGGCCGACGTCAGGTATCGATTCGTCATCGACATCGGCAACACCCTCGAcaaggccgccgccgccgccgagtga